From the genome of Haloterrigena sp. KLK7, one region includes:
- a CDS encoding 50S ribosomal protein L6: MRVELETPDNVTVEIDHLDVTVEGPEGSVTRRLWYPDVSVDVEGDSVVIESESEDAKTNATVGTFESHLTNAFHGVTEGWEYKMEVFYSHFPMQVRVEGDEVVIENFLGEKAARRTTIHGDTEVDVDDEVVVLSGPNKEDVGQTAADIEQLTRVSGKDTRIFQDGVYITEKPATGGA; the protein is encoded by the coding sequence ATGCGAGTCGAACTGGAAACCCCTGACAACGTAACCGTCGAGATCGACCACCTCGACGTGACCGTCGAGGGACCGGAGGGGAGCGTCACGCGACGCCTCTGGTACCCCGACGTGAGCGTCGACGTCGAAGGCGACAGCGTGGTAATCGAAAGCGAGTCCGAGGACGCGAAGACCAACGCGACCGTCGGCACCTTCGAGAGCCACCTCACCAACGCCTTCCACGGCGTGACCGAGGGCTGGGAGTACAAGATGGAAGTCTTCTACTCTCACTTCCCGATGCAGGTCCGCGTGGAGGGCGACGAGGTCGTCATCGAGAACTTCCTCGGCGAAAAGGCAGCGCGACGAACGACTATCCACGGTGACACCGAGGTCGACGTCGACGACGAAGTCGTCGTCCTCTCGGGTCCGAACAAGGAAGACGTCGGCCAGACGGCGGCCGACATCGAGCAGCTGACGCGCGTCAGCGGCAAGGACACCCGCATCTTCCAGGACGGGGTCTACATCACCGAGAAACCCGCGACCGGAGGTGCCTGA
- a CDS encoding 30S ribosomal protein S8, which produces MTGNDPLSNALSGLDNAESVGHLSHEVTPASNEIGSVLEVFYDRGYIDGFEYVDDGKAGQFEVELKGAINECGPVKPRYSVGAEDFEKWEKRYLPARDFGALVVTTSSGIMSHYEAREQGIGGQVIAYVY; this is translated from the coding sequence ATGACTGGAAACGATCCACTCAGCAACGCGCTCTCGGGACTCGACAACGCCGAGAGTGTGGGACATCTCAGCCACGAGGTAACGCCCGCCTCGAACGAGATCGGCAGCGTGCTCGAGGTCTTCTACGACCGCGGGTACATCGACGGCTTCGAGTACGTCGACGACGGCAAAGCCGGTCAGTTCGAGGTCGAACTGAAAGGAGCGATCAACGAGTGTGGCCCCGTTAAGCCCCGCTACAGCGTCGGTGCCGAGGACTTCGAGAAGTGGGAGAAGCGCTATCTCCCCGCTCGAGACTTCGGTGCGCTCGTCGTCACGACGAGCAGTGGCATCATGAGCCACTACGAGGCGCGTGAGCAGGGAATCGGCGGCCAGGTGATCGCATACGTCTACTAA
- a CDS encoding 30S ribosomal protein S14, translating to MSESETESDVETERTGEHAAKRTGQEEACQRCGRKQGLVGKYDINLCRQCFREIARDMGFKKYR from the coding sequence ATGAGTGAAAGCGAAACCGAAAGCGACGTAGAAACCGAACGCACGGGCGAGCACGCGGCGAAGCGGACCGGGCAGGAAGAGGCCTGCCAGCGCTGTGGCCGCAAACAGGGGCTCGTCGGCAAGTACGACATTAACCTCTGTCGACAGTGCTTCCGCGAGATCGCTCGTGACATGGGATTCAAGAAGTATCGATAA
- a CDS encoding 50S ribosomal protein L5, which produces MSEADAGEFHEMREPSVEKVVVHMGVGQGGRELGRAEDIIEEITGQESVRTQAKKTEPDFGIRQGDPIGAKVTLRDDDAHEFLEKSLPLADISAKQFDDTGNFSFGVEEHTEFPSQEYDPNVGIYGLDVTVNMVRPGYRVSKRDKATRSIPSRHRLTPEDAIAFLEANFDVTVEEADDE; this is translated from the coding sequence ATGAGCGAGGCTGACGCCGGCGAGTTCCACGAAATGCGCGAACCGTCCGTCGAGAAGGTCGTCGTCCACATGGGCGTCGGTCAGGGCGGTCGCGAACTCGGCCGCGCCGAGGACATCATCGAGGAGATCACGGGTCAGGAGAGCGTCCGGACCCAGGCGAAAAAGACCGAACCCGACTTCGGTATTCGCCAGGGCGACCCGATCGGCGCGAAGGTCACCCTTCGCGACGACGACGCCCACGAGTTCCTCGAGAAGTCACTGCCGCTCGCGGACATCTCCGCGAAGCAGTTCGACGACACGGGCAACTTCAGCTTCGGCGTCGAGGAACACACGGAGTTCCCGAGCCAGGAGTACGACCCGAACGTCGGGATCTACGGGCTGGACGTCACCGTCAACATGGTGCGTCCCGGCTACCGCGTCTCCAAGCGCGACAAGGCCACCCGCTCGATCCCGTCGCGACACCGACTGACGCCCGAGGACGCCATCGCGTTCCTCGAGGCGAACTTCGACGTGACCGTCGAGGAGGCAGACGATGAGTGA
- a CDS encoding 30S ribosomal protein S4e, protein MTKHQKRLSVPKSWPVERKTETFTVKAGAGPHGEEGVPLVVLLRDVLGYVDSKKEARYALSEDAILVNGEPINDEKRPIGIFDIIAFPGRSEYFRVFPDEGGRLALTEIDEDAAGSRLGKIEGKQQVPGGDTQLTLHDGTNVLVEDGSEYDTTDSIVVDNDDKSIVAHFPFEEGALVTAVRGNHGGKIGEIDAIDITPGSGPNTVGVSTDDDGFETIQEYIVVIDENFTGDDE, encoded by the coding sequence ATGACGAAACACCAGAAACGACTGTCGGTACCGAAGTCCTGGCCGGTCGAACGCAAGACCGAGACGTTCACGGTCAAGGCCGGCGCCGGCCCGCATGGCGAAGAGGGAGTCCCCCTCGTCGTCCTGCTGCGGGACGTCCTCGGCTACGTCGACTCGAAGAAGGAAGCGCGATACGCCCTGAGCGAGGACGCGATCCTCGTCAACGGCGAGCCGATCAACGACGAGAAGCGACCGATCGGCATCTTCGACATCATCGCGTTCCCCGGTCGATCGGAGTACTTCCGCGTCTTCCCCGACGAGGGCGGCCGGCTCGCGCTGACCGAAATCGACGAAGACGCCGCAGGCAGCCGCCTCGGCAAGATCGAGGGCAAGCAGCAGGTCCCCGGCGGGGACACGCAGCTGACCCTCCACGACGGCACGAACGTCCTCGTCGAGGACGGCAGCGAGTACGACACGACGGACTCGATCGTCGTCGACAACGACGACAAGTCGATCGTCGCCCACTTCCCGTTCGAAGAGGGCGCGCTCGTGACGGCCGTCCGTGGCAACCACGGCGGCAAGATCGGCGAGATCGACGCGATCGACATCACGCCGGGCAGCGGCCCGAACACCGTCGGCGTCTCCACGGACGACGACGGGTTCGAGACGATCCAGGAGTACATCGTCGTGATCGACGAGAACTTCACGGGTGATGACGAATGA
- the rplX gene encoding 50S ribosomal protein L24 — protein sequence MSEQPSKQRNQTERAPLHKRQKQLHATLSDELREEYDTRRTRVNAGDTVEVMRGDHAGETGEVLRAILEDGTIHVEDVTVETADGEEVPRPLDPSNVRITELDLEDERREARLEGDSE from the coding sequence ATGAGCGAACAACCATCCAAACAGCGAAATCAGACGGAGCGTGCACCGCTGCACAAGCGACAGAAGCAGCTCCACGCGACGCTGTCCGACGAGCTCCGCGAGGAGTACGACACCCGTCGAACCCGCGTCAACGCGGGCGACACGGTCGAGGTCATGCGCGGCGACCACGCCGGCGAGACCGGCGAGGTCCTGCGAGCGATCCTCGAAGACGGAACGATTCACGTCGAGGACGTGACCGTCGAGACGGCCGACGGCGAAGAGGTGCCGCGGCCGCTCGACCCGTCGAACGTTCGTATCACGGAGCTCGACCTCGAGGACGAGCGTCGCGAGGCACGCCTCGAAGGTGATAGCGAATGA
- a CDS encoding 50S ribosomal protein L14, whose amino-acid sequence MEAMKADVTQGLKKGSLVTCADNTGARELKVISVSGYHGTKNRQPKAGLGDKVTVSVTKGTPEMRRQVLEAVIVRQRKSIRRPDGTRLKFEDNAAVIIDENEEPRGTEIKGPIAREVAERFGAIASTATMIV is encoded by the coding sequence ATGGAGGCAATGAAAGCCGACGTCACGCAGGGCCTGAAGAAGGGCTCTCTGGTCACGTGCGCCGACAACACTGGCGCGCGCGAACTGAAGGTCATCAGCGTCTCGGGCTACCACGGCACCAAGAACCGCCAGCCGAAGGCGGGACTCGGTGACAAGGTGACCGTCTCGGTCACGAAGGGTACCCCCGAGATGCGCCGTCAGGTCCTCGAGGCAGTCATCGTGCGCCAGCGGAAGTCGATCCGCCGGCCCGACGGCACCCGCCTCAAGTTCGAGGACAACGCGGCCGTCATCATCGACGAGAACGAGGAGCCCCGCGGCACGGAGATCAAGGGGCCGATCGCCCGCGAGGTCGCAGAACGATTCGGAGCAATCGCCTCCACGGCGACGATGATCGTATAG
- a CDS encoding 30S ribosomal protein S17 encodes MAIGLDVETPPEPENPEEYDYETCPFYGDLPVRGQILEGTVVSTDMDKTVVVEREYDVAVPKYDRYMKRRSRIPAHVPGVLEPLSVGDTVKIAETRPLSKTKSHVVVEVTEEATPEDVADLTGQAEPEPELSAEDFAGEDEGDQ; translated from the coding sequence ATGGCAATAGGACTAGACGTTGAAACCCCTCCGGAACCAGAGAACCCGGAGGAATACGACTACGAGACCTGTCCGTTCTACGGCGACCTTCCCGTTCGAGGCCAGATCCTCGAGGGAACCGTCGTCTCGACGGACATGGACAAGACCGTGGTCGTCGAACGAGAGTACGACGTAGCGGTTCCGAAATACGACCGCTACATGAAACGACGCTCGCGCATTCCGGCTCACGTGCCGGGCGTGCTCGAGCCGCTCTCGGTCGGTGACACGGTCAAGATCGCAGAGACCCGACCACTGTCGAAGACCAAATCGCACGTGGTCGTCGAAGTAACCGAAGAAGCGACCCCGGAGGACGTCGCCGACCTCACCGGTCAGGCCGAGCCTGAGCCGGAGCTGTCGGCTGAGGACTTCGCCGGCGAAGACGAGGGTGATCAGTGA
- a CDS encoding ribonuclease P protein component 1 — MPLTPETLPRHELNGLPVRVVESDDSSRVGLEGRVVIETTNTLSIEIRESGESRVVMVPKSGSTFEFAITDEAADAAKVSGTASKLANTQPGDTEQSDTPDGAVGDTDSCRGDDPSRDHRHAAGEDVAYVTVDGSRLLSRPARRTETNGDSPWQ; from the coding sequence ATGCCACTGACACCCGAGACGCTGCCGCGACACGAACTCAACGGACTCCCCGTGCGAGTCGTCGAGAGCGACGACTCCTCGCGGGTGGGTCTGGAGGGGCGAGTCGTCATCGAGACGACCAACACCCTCTCCATAGAGATCCGTGAGAGCGGCGAGTCTCGGGTGGTGATGGTACCGAAATCGGGCTCGACGTTCGAGTTCGCGATCACAGATGAAGCCGCCGACGCCGCCAAGGTGTCGGGGACCGCGTCCAAACTGGCCAACACTCAACCCGGCGACACCGAGCAATCGGACACTCCGGACGGAGCTGTCGGTGATACCGACAGCTGTCGCGGCGATGATCCCTCGCGGGACCACCGCCACGCTGCTGGCGAGGACGTGGCCTACGTTACGGTCGATGGATCGCGGCTGCTCTCACGACCCGCCCGACGCACGGAAACGAATGGTGACTCACCATGGCAATAG
- the rpmC gene encoding 50S ribosomal protein L29, giving the protein MAILHVEEIRDMTPAERQEELEELETELLNQKSVLAAGGAPENPGRIGELGRTIARIKTIQREEGDLEDEAEAE; this is encoded by the coding sequence ATGGCGATCCTCCACGTCGAAGAGATCCGCGACATGACGCCCGCCGAACGGCAGGAGGAGCTCGAGGAGCTCGAGACCGAACTGCTGAACCAGAAGTCCGTCCTCGCCGCCGGTGGCGCCCCGGAGAACCCGGGCCGTATCGGCGAGCTCGGTCGCACCATCGCGCGGATCAAGACGATCCAGCGCGAGGAAGGCGACCTCGAGGACGAAGCCGAAGCGGAATAA
- a CDS encoding 30S ribosomal protein S3, whose product MADEQQFIENGLQRSQIDEFFQEELGRAGYGGMDVAKTPMGTQIVLKAEKPGMVIGKGGENIRKVTTALEEKFNLEDPQIDVQEVDEPDLNARIVADRLANALERGWYFRKAGHTTIDRIMEAGALGAEIVLSGKVTGARSRVEKFNRGYIKHNGEPAEEVVDHGQGVAVMKLGTIGVDVKIIPPGAELPDDFEIHEEMDPEELVPDAVEANEAEGVEELLEGEPEDAEAAAEGAEATDEAAESEPEIDEEAVEEVIEEEVAAGADEDEVDVPDEAPIEEDLDELEEDVEAEAEELVAEMDEEEAEADADADEDEGGDA is encoded by the coding sequence ATGGCTGACGAACAACAGTTCATCGAAAACGGCCTGCAGCGGTCCCAGATCGACGAGTTCTTCCAGGAAGAGCTCGGCCGCGCGGGCTACGGTGGCATGGACGTCGCCAAGACGCCGATGGGAACGCAGATCGTCCTCAAGGCCGAGAAGCCCGGGATGGTCATCGGCAAGGGCGGCGAGAACATCCGGAAGGTCACGACGGCCCTCGAGGAGAAGTTCAACCTCGAGGACCCCCAGATCGACGTCCAGGAGGTCGACGAACCCGACCTCAACGCGCGGATCGTCGCGGACCGACTGGCCAACGCGCTCGAGCGCGGTTGGTACTTCCGGAAGGCCGGTCACACGACGATCGACCGGATCATGGAGGCCGGCGCGCTCGGCGCGGAGATCGTCCTCTCCGGGAAGGTCACCGGCGCTCGATCGCGCGTCGAGAAGTTCAACCGCGGCTACATCAAGCACAACGGCGAGCCCGCCGAAGAGGTCGTCGACCACGGCCAGGGCGTCGCGGTCATGAAGCTCGGCACCATCGGTGTCGACGTCAAGATCATCCCGCCGGGAGCCGAACTCCCCGACGACTTCGAGATCCACGAGGAGATGGACCCCGAGGAACTCGTCCCCGATGCCGTCGAGGCCAACGAGGCCGAGGGCGTCGAGGAGCTCCTCGAGGGCGAACCCGAGGACGCCGAGGCCGCCGCCGAAGGCGCCGAAGCGACCGACGAGGCCGCCGAGTCCGAACCCGAGATCGACGAGGAGGCCGTCGAGGAAGTCATCGAGGAAGAGGTCGCGGCCGGTGCGGACGAGGACGAAGTCGACGTCCCCGACGAGGCCCCGATCGAGGAGGACCTCGACGAACTCGAGGAGGACGTCGAAGCCGAGGCCGAGGAGCTCGTCGCCGAGATGGACGAGGAAGAGGCCGAAGCTGACGCCGACGCGGACGAAGACGAGGGAGGTGACGCCTGA
- a CDS encoding 50S ribosomal protein L22, with protein MGINYSVDADPDKTAKAMLRERHMSNKHSKEVARAIKGRTVEEAQEYLQSVIDEEQSVPFKSHNAGAGHRSDIDGWDAGKYPEKVSGEFLDLLENVEANADHQGFDGASMEIVHVAAHKVGESVGRKPRAMGRASSWNTPEVDVEIVVSEQPEDEDGDS; from the coding sequence ATGGGAATCAACTACTCAGTCGACGCCGACCCGGACAAGACCGCGAAAGCGATGCTCCGGGAGCGTCACATGAGCAACAAGCACAGCAAGGAGGTCGCTCGCGCGATCAAGGGCCGCACCGTCGAGGAGGCCCAGGAGTACCTCCAGAGCGTCATCGACGAAGAGCAGTCGGTCCCGTTCAAGTCCCACAACGCCGGTGCCGGTCACCGATCGGACATCGACGGCTGGGACGCCGGCAAGTACCCCGAGAAGGTCTCGGGGGAGTTCCTCGACCTGCTCGAGAACGTCGAGGCCAACGCCGACCACCAGGGATTCGACGGCGCGTCGATGGAGATCGTTCACGTCGCCGCCCACAAGGTCGGCGAGTCCGTCGGCCGCAAGCCCCGCGCGATGGGGCGGGCGTCGTCGTGGAACACGCCGGAGGTCGACGTCGAGATCGTGGTCAGCGAGCAACCAGAGGACGAAGACGGTGATAGCTAA
- a CDS encoding 30S ribosomal protein S19: MSQEYRTGREGEFTYRGHTLEELQAMELEEVAELLPARQRRSIERGLSVEKQKLLEEAREKEEEETANAPIRTHLRDMPILPEFVGLTFEVYTGQAFERVRVEPEMIGHYLGEFQLTRTSVEHGQAGIGATRSSKFVPLK; the protein is encoded by the coding sequence ATGAGTCAGGAGTACCGAACCGGCCGCGAAGGTGAGTTCACCTACCGCGGTCACACGCTCGAGGAGCTGCAGGCGATGGAGCTCGAGGAAGTTGCGGAGCTGCTCCCCGCTCGCCAGCGGCGAAGTATCGAACGCGGTCTCTCCGTCGAGAAGCAGAAGCTGCTCGAGGAGGCCCGCGAGAAAGAAGAAGAGGAAACGGCGAACGCGCCGATCCGAACGCACCTGCGGGACATGCCGATCCTGCCGGAGTTCGTCGGCCTGACCTTCGAGGTCTACACCGGTCAGGCGTTCGAGCGCGTCCGCGTCGAACCCGAGATGATCGGACACTATCTCGGCGAGTTCCAGCTGACCCGCACGTCCGTCGAGCACGGACAGGCCGGGATCGGCGCGACTCGATCCTCGAAGTTCGTCCCACTGAAGTGA
- a CDS encoding 50S ribosomal protein L2, with product MGRRIQGQRRGRGTSTFRAPSHRYKAKLDHKKSEDDDVVRGTVVDIEHDPARSAPVAAIEFEDGEQRLVLAPEGIGVGEEIQVGVSAEIKPGNTLPLAEIPEGVPVCNVEANPGDGGRFARASGVNADLITHDRNAAVIQLPSGEVKRLDPQCRATIGVVAGGGRTEKPMVKAGNKHHKMKARGTKWPRVRGVAMNAVDHPFGGGGRQHPGKPKSVSRDAPPGRKVGDISSRRTGRGGNK from the coding sequence ATGGGACGACGCATTCAAGGACAGCGACGTGGTCGCGGGACCTCGACGTTCCGTGCCCCTTCGCACCGCTACAAGGCGAAACTCGACCACAAGAAGTCCGAGGACGACGACGTCGTTCGCGGGACGGTCGTGGACATCGAACACGACCCCGCGCGATCGGCGCCCGTCGCCGCCATCGAGTTCGAGGACGGCGAGCAGCGTCTCGTCCTCGCGCCGGAAGGCATCGGCGTCGGCGAAGAGATTCAGGTCGGCGTCTCGGCCGAGATCAAGCCGGGCAACACGCTCCCGCTCGCGGAGATCCCGGAAGGGGTCCCGGTCTGTAACGTCGAAGCCAACCCCGGCGACGGCGGTCGGTTCGCTCGCGCGTCGGGCGTCAACGCGGACCTGATCACCCACGACCGCAACGCCGCGGTCATCCAGCTTCCCAGCGGCGAGGTCAAGCGCCTCGATCCGCAGTGTCGCGCCACGATCGGCGTCGTCGCCGGTGGCGGCCGCACGGAGAAGCCGATGGTCAAGGCAGGGAACAAGCACCACAAGATGAAAGCCCGCGGGACCAAGTGGCCCCGCGTCCGCGGTGTGGCGATGAACGCCGTCGACCACCCCTTCGGTGGCGGCGGCCGCCAGCACCCCGGCAAGCCCAAGTCCGTCTCGCGGGACGCCCCGCCGGGACGGAAGGTCGGTGACATCTCGTCCCGACGCACCGGTCGAGGTGGCAACAAATGA
- a CDS encoding 50S ribosomal protein L23 — MSSIIEHPLVTEKAMNDMDFENKLQFVVNPDASKPEIRDEIEERFEISVRDINTQVTMNGKKKAVVRLDEEDDAQEVASRIGVF, encoded by the coding sequence ATGAGTTCGATCATCGAACACCCCCTCGTGACCGAGAAGGCGATGAACGACATGGACTTCGAGAACAAGCTCCAGTTCGTCGTCAACCCGGACGCGTCCAAACCGGAGATCCGTGACGAGATCGAAGAGCGCTTCGAGATCTCGGTACGGGACATCAACACGCAGGTAACGATGAACGGCAAAAAGAAAGCGGTCGTCCGCCTCGACGAGGAGGACGACGCACAGGAAGTCGCTTCGCGAATCGGGGTGTTCTGA
- the rpl4p gene encoding 50S ribosomal protein L4, whose protein sequence is MEATVRNLDGTEADSVELPAVFETQYRPDLIARAVRVAQANRKQDYGADEFAGLRTPAESFGSGRGMAHVPRQEGRGRRVPQTVKGRKAHPPKAEKDQSESINTKAKKLAVRSAIAATTDADLVAERGHEFDADLELPVVVDDEFEDLQKTKEVVEFLEATGLADDIERADEGRSVRSGQGKARGRKYKTPTSILFVTSSETGPSRAARNLAGADVTTAAEVNAEALAPGAQPGRLTVWTESALEEVADR, encoded by the coding sequence ATGGAAGCAACAGTACGCAACCTGGACGGCACCGAGGCGGACTCGGTCGAGCTCCCGGCGGTCTTCGAGACGCAGTACCGCCCGGACCTGATCGCCCGCGCCGTTCGCGTCGCCCAGGCAAACCGGAAACAGGACTACGGCGCCGACGAGTTCGCCGGCCTTCGAACGCCGGCCGAGTCGTTCGGTAGCGGCCGCGGGATGGCCCACGTGCCCCGACAGGAGGGACGCGGTCGCCGCGTTCCCCAGACCGTCAAGGGACGCAAGGCCCACCCGCCGAAGGCCGAGAAGGACCAGTCCGAATCGATCAACACGAAAGCGAAGAAGCTGGCCGTCCGCAGCGCCATCGCTGCGACGACCGACGCCGACCTCGTCGCCGAGCGCGGCCACGAGTTCGACGCGGACCTCGAGCTGCCCGTCGTCGTCGACGACGAGTTCGAGGACCTCCAGAAGACCAAGGAGGTCGTCGAGTTCCTCGAGGCCACCGGCCTCGCGGACGACATCGAACGCGCAGACGAGGGTCGAAGCGTCCGCTCCGGTCAGGGGAAGGCCCGTGGCCGAAAGTACAAGACGCCGACGTCGATCCTCTTCGTCACCTCCAGCGAGACCGGCCCGTCCCGCGCGGCCCGGAACCTCGCCGGCGCCGACGTGACGACGGCCGCGGAGGTCAACGCGGAAGCGCTCGCGCCCGGCGCACAGCCGGGTCGACTGACCGTCTGGACCGAGAGCGCGCTCGAGGAGGTGGCCGACCGATGA
- a CDS encoding 50S ribosomal protein L3 — protein sequence MPQANSPRKGSLGFGPRKRATSEVPRFNSWPDDEGQPTLQGFAGYKAGMTHVVMVDDKANSPTEGMEQTVPVTIVETPPMRAVALRAYEETPYGMKPVTEVWTDEFVPELDRVLDIPGDDYDTDAAEDELRGLLEQGRVDDVRVITHTVPSEIPSVPKKKPDVMETRVGGGSVEDRVDFALETVADGGEHVMNDVFRAGEYVDASGVTKGKGTQGPVKRWGVQKRKGKHARQGWRRRIGNLGPWNPSRVRSTVPQQGQTGYHQRTELNKRLVDIGDGADATVDGGFVNYGEVDGPHALIKGSLPGPEQRLVRFRPAIRPGDQPRLDPEVRYVSTASNQG from the coding sequence ATGCCACAAGCAAATTCACCACGCAAAGGCTCACTCGGGTTCGGCCCACGAAAGCGTGCGACCAGCGAGGTCCCGCGCTTCAACTCGTGGCCGGACGACGAAGGACAGCCGACGCTCCAGGGTTTCGCGGGCTATAAGGCCGGCATGACCCACGTCGTTATGGTCGACGATAAAGCGAACTCGCCGACCGAGGGGATGGAACAGACCGTCCCCGTGACGATCGTGGAGACGCCGCCCATGCGCGCCGTCGCTCTGCGAGCGTACGAAGAAACGCCGTACGGCATGAAGCCGGTCACCGAGGTCTGGACCGACGAGTTCGTTCCCGAACTCGATCGCGTCCTCGACATCCCCGGTGACGACTACGACACCGACGCCGCCGAAGACGAACTTCGCGGCCTGCTCGAGCAGGGGCGCGTCGACGACGTGCGCGTCATCACGCACACGGTTCCGTCCGAGATCCCCTCGGTCCCCAAGAAGAAACCGGACGTGATGGAGACGCGCGTCGGCGGCGGCTCCGTCGAGGACCGCGTCGACTTCGCCCTCGAGACCGTCGCAGACGGCGGCGAGCACGTCATGAACGACGTCTTCCGCGCCGGCGAGTACGTCGACGCCAGCGGCGTCACGAAAGGGAAGGGGACGCAGGGTCCCGTCAAGCGATGGGGCGTCCAGAAACGAAAGGGCAAGCACGCCCGGCAGGGATGGCGCCGCCGCATCGGGAACCTCGGTCCCTGGAACCCGTCCCGCGTTCGGTCGACGGTCCCCCAGCAGGGGCAGACCGGCTACCACCAGCGGACGGAACTGAACAAGCGCCTCGTCGACATCGGCGACGGCGCCGACGCGACGGTCGACGGCGGCTTCGTCAACTACGGCGAAGTCGACGGACCGCACGCGCTGATCAAGGGCTCGCTCCCCGGACCGGAACAGCGCCTCGTGCGCTTCCGTCCGGCGATCCGACCCGGAGACCAGCCGCGCCTCGATCCCGAGGTCCGGTACGTCTCCACCGCATCTAACCAGGGATAA
- a CDS encoding RNA methyltransferase yields the protein MTVSVLVPSSLTREAEDKREATRKLGYVARAATIFRADRLIVYPDRDGETGRFDGGFVSTVLRYAATPPYLRNEAWGMRDELEYAGVLPPLRAMSQTGSESTGSGSSRQGIVTEVGPEGRVRVNCGLQHPISLNVPPKMAVDEGERVTVRISSRRPVRAKLVDEPLPGLSVERTDLQAALGREDAGVRIASSRYGEELTVGRLETLAGRVEGDGMTVAFGAPERGLPAILGIEASAIEASSGQGDAVEPSSDRDDAADDGVEPTADPGFDLWLNTVPDQGSEVVRTEEALFATLAPLSLRE from the coding sequence ATGACCGTCAGCGTACTCGTTCCGTCGTCACTCACCCGGGAAGCCGAGGACAAACGCGAGGCCACTCGCAAACTCGGTTACGTCGCCCGCGCGGCGACGATCTTCCGGGCCGATCGCCTGATCGTCTACCCAGACCGGGACGGCGAAACGGGTCGATTCGACGGCGGGTTCGTAAGCACCGTCTTGCGATACGCCGCAACGCCCCCCTACCTCCGCAACGAGGCCTGGGGGATGCGGGACGAACTGGAGTACGCGGGCGTCTTGCCGCCGCTCCGCGCCATGTCACAGACCGGCTCCGAATCTACCGGTTCGGGGTCGTCAAGACAAGGAATCGTGACCGAGGTCGGACCTGAAGGGCGCGTCCGGGTCAATTGCGGACTGCAACACCCGATCTCCCTCAACGTACCGCCGAAAATGGCGGTCGACGAGGGGGAGCGCGTGACCGTCAGGATCTCTTCGCGACGACCGGTCCGGGCGAAACTCGTCGACGAGCCCCTCCCGGGGCTGTCGGTCGAGCGGACGGACCTGCAGGCAGCTCTCGGCCGTGAGGACGCCGGCGTCCGCATCGCGTCGTCCCGGTACGGTGAAGAACTCACCGTCGGGCGACTCGAGACGCTGGCCGGACGCGTCGAGGGCGACGGGATGACCGTCGCCTTCGGCGCGCCCGAGAGAGGGCTGCCGGCTATCCTCGGAATCGAGGCATCGGCCATCGAAGCGTCGTCGGGACAAGGCGACGCAGTCGAACCGTCGTCCGACCGGGACGACGCGGCCGATGACGGAGTCGAACCCACAGCCGATCCGGGGTTCGACCTCTGGCTAAATACGGTTCCGGACCAAGGGAGCGAGGTCGTGCGAACGGAGGAGGCTCTGTTCGCTACCCTCGCGCCCCTCTCACTGAGAGAGTGA